One stretch of Roseovarius mucosus DNA includes these proteins:
- a CDS encoding ABC transporter permease, whose product MAETSLPKSRTADRPPRASGSRILRLFQRSESARGYLMMGPTLAIMTFGIVVPFVILLVISLWTRQGFGFDTTLTLNNYIRSWNEPIYGSLMLRSFWMSGVATVATVLLCYPMAYFVAFHVHRNKMLWIILMTLPFWTSYLLRVFAWKVILGYEGVINSGLMSVGLIEAPLSFLLYSPTAVIITLAHAWAAFAILPLYVSLEKIDRSLLEAATDLGDGPMARFFRVTLPLSMPGVIAASFLIFIPTTGDYITPALLGGPDGAMIGNLIQLQFGAVNNWPMGATLSIVLMFWIAALALVFLLVTRKVQGRIT is encoded by the coding sequence ATGGCCGAAACCTCTTTGCCCAAAAGCCGGACAGCGGACAGGCCTCCTCGTGCCTCTGGGTCGCGCATTCTGCGCCTGTTCCAACGCAGCGAAAGCGCGCGTGGCTATCTGATGATGGGCCCCACGCTCGCGATCATGACCTTTGGTATCGTGGTGCCTTTTGTCATTCTGTTGGTGATCAGCCTCTGGACGCGGCAAGGCTTTGGCTTTGACACCACGCTCACGCTCAACAACTATATCCGAAGCTGGAATGAGCCGATTTACGGCTCGTTGATGTTACGGTCGTTCTGGATGTCGGGCGTGGCCACCGTGGCTACGGTGCTGCTTTGCTATCCCATGGCCTATTTCGTGGCCTTTCATGTCCACAGAAATAAGATGCTGTGGATCATCCTGATGACCCTGCCATTCTGGACAAGCTATCTGCTGCGGGTTTTCGCGTGGAAGGTGATCCTTGGCTACGAAGGTGTCATAAACTCGGGGCTGATGTCGGTGGGGCTCATTGAGGCACCGCTCAGTTTCCTGCTTTATAGCCCCACGGCGGTCATCATCACGCTGGCCCATGCCTGGGCGGCCTTTGCGATTCTGCCGCTCTATGTGTCGCTGGAAAAGATCGACCGCTCTCTTTTGGAAGCCGCGACTGATCTGGGCGACGGGCCGATGGCGCGATTTTTCCGCGTGACGCTGCCTTTGTCGATGCCGGGGGTGATCGCGGCCTCGTTCCTGATCTTTATCCCGACCACTGGCGATTACATCACGCCCGCGCTTCTGGGTGGGCCGGATGGGGCGATGATCGGCAATCTTATCCAGTTGCAATTCGGCGCGGTCAACAACTGGCCGATGGGGGCTACCCTGTCGATTGTCCTGATGTTCTGGATTGCGGCGCTGGCGCTGGTGTTTCTGCTTGTCACACGCAAAGTGCAGGGGCGCATCACATGA
- a CDS encoding cupin domain-containing protein, translating to MRDNTGIIRLHANGLDGLTPVAVDPAEFDTPPEAQNLHIYFADPALGLNVGVWQSAPMQEAFGPFPGDEFIVMLEGAFGLRDGAGTGVGAGAKAGQCAAIRNGIPVSWHQDGSVRKFFMTYNDPRAAAPQDLTAEGGLTTLSPEMTLTDAELMEDTSTPQRDRILFSNDLGNFDVGLWDTQVLNTELEPFPYHEMAQVLEGEVYLTEADGTRHHFTAGDVFFIPAGTPCIWHVPSYLRKFYAALDPENRPDG from the coding sequence ATGCGCGACAACACCGGAATCATCCGCCTGCATGCCAATGGACTAGACGGGTTGACGCCCGTCGCCGTTGATCCGGCAGAGTTTGACACCCCGCCAGAGGCGCAGAACCTGCATATCTATTTTGCCGATCCGGCACTTGGTCTTAACGTGGGCGTCTGGCAATCGGCCCCGATGCAAGAGGCGTTCGGTCCCTTCCCCGGGGATGAGTTCATCGTCATGCTCGAGGGCGCGTTTGGCCTGCGCGATGGCGCTGGCACGGGCGTGGGCGCTGGGGCCAAAGCGGGGCAATGCGCGGCAATTCGCAACGGCATCCCGGTCAGTTGGCACCAAGACGGGTCTGTCAGAAAATTCTTCATGACCTACAACGATCCTCGCGCCGCAGCGCCGCAGGACCTGACGGCAGAGGGCGGCTTGACCACGCTCTCGCCCGAAATGACGCTGACCGATGCCGAATTGATGGAAGACACCAGCACGCCCCAGCGCGACCGCATCCTCTTTAGCAATGACCTTGGCAATTTCGATGTCGGCCTTTGGGATACGCAGGTGCTGAACACTGAATTAGAGCCGTTCCCCTATCACGAAATGGCGCAGGTTCTGGAGGGCGAGGTATATCTGACCGAGGCGGATGGCACACGGCATCATTTCACCGCCGGTGATGTGTTCTTTATCCCTGCAGGCACGCCCTGCATCTGGCATGTGCCCAGCTACCTGCGCAAATTCTACGCAGCCCTTGATCCCGAGAACCGCCCCGACGGCTGA
- a CDS encoding ABC transporter substrate-binding protein — translation MDILDQLGAVREGKLSRRKFTKGLLAAGVAMTTVPLPARRAMASEGEQATYFTWGGYDIPELFGPYQEQNGTLPNFAIFGGSEEALTKMRGGFVVDVSHPCNQSMPRWVQTGLFQPIDTARVANWGDVIPELVDLPGNGAEAGKVWMAPFDWGQTSITYRTDLVELEGEESWDILWDPRYAGRLGSLASGGDAWWCGAIKAGIDFANIDTPEAFDKIAAVMREQRPLMRLYTDDTTTLEQALSAGEMVASMTWNSSAVLLQAEGIPVKFARPKEGALTWVCGVMIHKDAPNLDRAYDVIDSLLSVETGHFMINDWGYGHSNSKAFDQFEEETLAGLGLSKNPVEILNAGHFQQPQTQEWETQMNELFEQIKAGF, via the coding sequence ATGGATATTCTGGACCAATTGGGTGCTGTGCGCGAAGGCAAGTTAAGTCGGCGGAAATTCACCAAGGGCCTTTTGGCGGCAGGGGTGGCGATGACAACGGTGCCGTTGCCCGCACGCCGGGCCATGGCCTCTGAGGGTGAGCAGGCCACCTATTTCACATGGGGGGGCTATGACATCCCCGAACTGTTTGGCCCCTATCAGGAGCAAAACGGCACCCTGCCGAATTTCGCCATTTTCGGCGGCTCGGAAGAGGCGCTGACCAAGATGCGGGGCGGGTTCGTGGTGGATGTATCGCACCCTTGCAACCAGTCGATGCCGCGCTGGGTGCAGACGGGGCTATTCCAGCCGATTGACACCGCGCGTGTCGCCAATTGGGGCGATGTGATCCCTGAATTGGTCGATCTGCCCGGCAATGGTGCCGAGGCGGGCAAGGTCTGGATGGCGCCCTTTGATTGGGGTCAGACCTCGATCACCTATCGCACCGATCTGGTGGAGTTGGAGGGCGAGGAAAGCTGGGATATCCTGTGGGACCCACGCTATGCCGGGCGGTTGGGGTCGCTGGCCTCGGGCGGGGATGCGTGGTGGTGCGGGGCGATCAAGGCCGGCATTGATTTCGCCAATATCGACACACCCGAAGCCTTTGACAAAATCGCCGCCGTGATGCGCGAACAGCGCCCGCTGATGCGCCTTTATACCGATGATACGACCACGCTCGAACAGGCGCTTTCCGCTGGCGAGATGGTGGCCTCGATGACGTGGAACAGTTCGGCGGTGCTGCTGCAAGCCGAGGGCATCCCTGTCAAATTCGCGCGGCCCAAAGAGGGCGCGCTCACATGGGTCTGCGGCGTGATGATCCACAAGGACGCGCCCAATCTTGACCGCGCCTATGACGTGATCGATTCCCTGCTCAGCGTCGAAACCGGCCATTTCATGATCAACGACTGGGGGTACGGCCATTCCAACAGCAAGGCGTTCGACCAGTTCGAGGAAGAGACGCTGGCCGGGCTGGGCCTGAGCAAAAACCCGGTCGAAATCCTGAATGCGGGGCATTTCCAGCAGCCGCAGACGCAGGAATGGGAAACCCAGATGAACGAGCTCTTCGAGCAGATCAAGGCCGGGTTCTGA
- a CDS encoding ABC transporter permease — protein sequence MSSYIKRPNRALQLYAVLFLIVLYVPVLFIPLFSFNDSIYVRFPLQGFTLQWYGELWTREPVWNALWNSVKVGLVVSVISTVLGVMAARAITRTRMRGKGALVTFIMMPLVIPGIIFGVALLVLLSRMGVPLSLYTVGLGHLIICLPFAVATLLPRFEGFDPSMEEASADLGENGWWTFWRVTFPMVLPGIVASLLLTFTISFDEFIMAFFLTGTDPTLPMYIWGQLRFPKEFPSVLAMAALILFVSFALVFVAQWIGRKGLEDQE from the coding sequence ATGAGCAGCTATATCAAGCGCCCGAACCGCGCGCTGCAACTCTACGCGGTGCTGTTTTTGATCGTGCTCTATGTGCCGGTGCTGTTCATCCCGCTCTTCAGTTTTAACGACTCGATCTATGTCCGCTTCCCGCTTCAGGGCTTTACCCTGCAATGGTACGGCGAGCTTTGGACGCGCGAGCCGGTGTGGAATGCGCTTTGGAACAGCGTCAAAGTGGGGCTGGTGGTTTCGGTCATCTCGACCGTGCTGGGGGTGATGGCGGCCCGCGCGATCACCCGCACGCGGATGCGGGGCAAGGGCGCGCTTGTGACCTTCATCATGATGCCGCTGGTCATTCCGGGGATCATTTTCGGCGTGGCGCTTCTGGTGCTGCTCAGCCGGATGGGCGTGCCGCTCTCGCTGTATACGGTGGGTCTGGGGCATCTCATTATCTGCCTGCCCTTTGCCGTGGCCACGCTCTTGCCGCGCTTCGAGGGCTTTGATCCGTCGATGGAAGAGGCCTCGGCTGATCTGGGGGAAAACGGCTGGTGGACCTTTTGGCGCGTGACCTTCCCGATGGTCCTGCCGGGTATCGTGGCAAGCCTGCTGCTCACCTTCACGATCTCGTTTGACGAATTCATCATGGCGTTTTTTCTGACCGGCACCGATCCGACGTTGCCGATGTATATCTGGGGGCAACTGCGCTTTCCCAAGGAATTTCCCTCGGTGCTGGCAATGGCCGCGCTGATCCTGTTCGTGTCTTTTGCCCTTGTCTTTGTCGCCCAATGGATCGGGCGCAAGGGGCTGGAGGATCAAGAGTGA
- a CDS encoding TetR family transcriptional regulator C-terminal domain-containing protein: MTDATPRKPRKERKENAERRRRQLLDAARRSILTHGLAKTTLATVADEAGLSQGVAVFYFTSKSGLLTETLRDLYEGYENLWMRALEQTGDAPLDRLMALLDADFSAEACGPDVLPLWFAFWGELRFTGHYAEVAAEFDARRHRALSGIWAALLPESCRSDADQMAEWMESLTDGYWQRLHLAPESHDRMHALAASKLCLSRLVPELLPAPLA; the protein is encoded by the coding sequence GTGACCGACGCGACGCCCAGAAAACCGCGAAAAGAGCGCAAGGAGAATGCCGAACGCCGCCGCAGGCAGCTTCTGGATGCGGCGCGGCGGTCAATCCTGACGCATGGTCTGGCCAAGACCACGCTGGCGACGGTGGCGGATGAGGCGGGGTTATCGCAGGGCGTGGCGGTGTTCTATTTCACTTCCAAAAGCGGGCTGCTCACGGAAACCCTGCGCGATCTCTATGAAGGCTATGAAAACCTCTGGATGCGCGCCTTGGAGCAGACCGGCGATGCCCCGCTCGACCGATTGATGGCGCTGCTGGATGCGGATTTCAGCGCCGAGGCCTGTGGCCCCGATGTGCTGCCGCTGTGGTTCGCCTTTTGGGGCGAATTGCGTTTCACCGGGCACTATGCCGAGGTTGCGGCAGAGTTCGATGCACGGCGGCATAGGGCGCTCTCGGGCATCTGGGCCGCGCTCTTGCCCGAAAGCTGTCGCAGCGATGCGGATCAAATGGCCGAATGGATGGAATCGCTGACCGATGGCTATTGGCAGCGCCTGCATCTGGCGCCCGAGAGCCATGATCGCATGCACGCCTTGGCGGCGAGCAAGCTCTGTCTGTCGCGGCTGGTGCCGGAGCTGCTGCCTGCGCCGCTTGCGTAA
- a CDS encoding phytoene desaturase family protein: protein MRPQSSFDAIIIGAGHNGLTAAAYLARAGRQVLVVEKNDWIGGAAVSRSLHDGWTYSNCSYVCSLLRREIVRDLDLPKYGLQVIPYEGGASFTPDGDYFAYYSDHHALQREMARHSPRDADAYPRYAQMIMRQCRFIRPFLLRDAPDPASLHPRDLGEMAYMVKRAHGLGRRELAETLRFWTMSIGDLLDEHFESDLIKAHLAGSGIIGTGLGVYSPGTAYVLLHHYMGDIDGGIGAWGFARGGMGAISNALGAAFEAAGGTIHIGAGVAQILVKEGRVTGVALEDGHEFHAPVVASNMDVKCTFLRHVDRAALPEDFTRAVERFKIRGSSAKLNIALDRLPAFPAAHANASFLRGDLHVSQSLWELERAYDDWKAGRWSARPYIDMLIPSQIDPTMAPPGSHMMTVFVQYAPYDLVADGQRSGQNWTDTARHALAETVLDQISIACPDIRDRIQHMEIRSPLELETEVGLTEGNIFQGELTFDQLFFNRPVPGYSGYGSPIGGLYLCGSSAHPGGGVMAAPGANAARAILRREWPRAPRKGYAA from the coding sequence ATGCGACCCCAATCCTCATTTGATGCCATCATCATCGGCGCGGGCCATAATGGCCTGACCGCTGCCGCTTATCTCGCGCGCGCCGGGCGTCAGGTGCTGGTGGTGGAAAAGAACGACTGGATCGGCGGCGCAGCGGTCAGCCGGTCGCTGCACGACGGATGGACCTATTCCAACTGCTCGTATGTCTGCTCGCTCTTGCGGCGCGAGATTGTGCGCGATCTCGACCTGCCGAAATACGGCCTTCAGGTGATCCCCTATGAGGGCGGGGCGAGTTTCACGCCAGATGGCGATTATTTCGCCTATTACTCGGATCACCACGCCTTGCAGCGCGAAATGGCCCGCCATTCGCCCCGCGATGCCGATGCCTATCCGCGCTATGCACAGATGATCATGCGGCAATGCCGGTTCATCCGCCCGTTCCTGTTGCGCGATGCCCCTGATCCCGCCTCGCTTCATCCCCGTGATCTGGGCGAGATGGCCTATATGGTGAAACGGGCGCATGGGCTGGGGCGGCGCGAACTGGCTGAAACCCTGCGCTTTTGGACGATGTCGATCGGCGATCTTCTGGACGAGCATTTCGAGAGCGATCTGATCAAGGCGCATCTGGCAGGCTCGGGCATCATCGGCACGGGGCTCGGGGTCTATTCACCGGGCACCGCCTATGTGCTCTTGCATCATTACATGGGCGATATTGACGGTGGCATTGGGGCCTGGGGCTTTGCCCGTGGCGGCATGGGGGCGATTTCCAACGCCCTTGGTGCGGCCTTTGAGGCGGCAGGCGGCACCATTCATATTGGCGCAGGCGTGGCGCAAATCCTTGTCAAAGAGGGCCGCGTGACTGGCGTGGCGCTGGAGGATGGGCACGAGTTTCACGCGCCGGTCGTGGCGTCGAACATGGATGTGAAATGCACGTTTCTGCGCCATGTCGATCGCGCCGCCCTGCCCGAGGACTTCACCCGCGCGGTAGAGCGATTCAAGATCCGGGGGTCTTCTGCCAAGCTCAATATCGCGCTTGACCGCCTGCCCGCCTTTCCCGCCGCGCACGCAAATGCCAGCTTCCTGCGCGGTGATCTGCATGTGTCCCAAAGCCTTTGGGAGTTGGAGCGCGCCTATGATGACTGGAAGGCCGGGCGCTGGTCCGCGCGCCCCTATATCGACATGCTGATCCCCAGCCAGATCGACCCGACCATGGCCCCGCCCGGCAGCCATATGATGACGGTCTTTGTGCAATACGCGCCCTATGACCTGGTGGCAGATGGCCAGCGCAGCGGTCAGAACTGGACAGATACCGCACGGCACGCGCTGGCCGAGACGGTGCTGGATCAGATCAGCATCGCCTGCCCGGATATCCGCGACCGCATTCAGCATATGGAGATCCGCTCGCCGCTCGAATTAGAAACCGAGGTGGGGCTGACCGAGGGCAATATCTTTCAGGGTGAGTTGACCTTTGATCAGCTTTTCTTCAACCGGCCCGTGCCCGGCTATTCCGGCTATGGCTCGCCCATCGGGGGGCTTTATCTTTGTGGCTCGTCCGCGCATCCGGGCGGCGGGGTGATGGCGGCACCGGGGGCCAATGCCGCACGCGCGATCCTGCGCCGCGAATGGCCCCGCGCCCCGCGCAAGGGCTATGCCGCATGA